A stretch of Egibacteraceae bacterium DNA encodes these proteins:
- a CDS encoding M48 family metallopeptidase, translating into MSVVDRIPELPVEVVRSPRRRKTVEARMVGGVLRVSIPAAMTAAEEAHWVREMSRRVARKVRSGAVDLDRRAADVAARYGLPRPAAIRWVDNQEWRWGSCTPAHGTIRLSRRLAAYPPWVLDYVIVHELAHLAEPNHSRAFWALVGRYPKAERARGFLIAKGDDPDD; encoded by the coding sequence ATGAGCGTTGTCGACCGCATCCCCGAGCTTCCCGTCGAGGTCGTCCGCAGCCCGCGGCGGCGCAAGACCGTCGAGGCCCGCATGGTCGGCGGCGTGCTGCGCGTGTCGATACCCGCCGCGATGACCGCCGCCGAGGAGGCGCACTGGGTCAGGGAGATGAGCCGGCGGGTCGCCCGCAAGGTCCGGTCCGGGGCGGTCGACCTCGACCGTCGCGCCGCGGATGTCGCCGCCCGCTACGGACTGCCCCGCCCCGCGGCGATCCGCTGGGTGGACAACCAGGAGTGGCGCTGGGGCTCGTGCACGCCCGCGCACGGCACCATCCGCCTGTCCCGCCGCCTGGCGGCCTACCCGCCGTGGGTGCTCGACTACGTCATCGTTCACGAGCTCGCCCACCTCGCCGAGCCGAACCACAGCCGAGCCTTCTGGGCGCTCGTCGGCCGTTACCCGAAGGCCGAGCGCGCACGGGGCTTCCTTATCGCCAAGGGTGACGACCCCGACGACTAA
- a CDS encoding GntG family PLP-dependent aldolase encodes MAEAVVDLRSDTVTRPTPAMRAAMAAAVVGDDVYGEDPTVARLEEVAAERFGREAALLCPSGVMCNQLWLRVLARPATEVVVEADAHVVNYEAGAGALLAGVQFRTVAGAYGLLSPEQVAAAIRPDAFPLTPTSLVWVEHTHNRRGGTYYGVEDLAALKGVCAAAGVPLYMDGARVFNACVAAGVEPHVYGRLVDGLMFSTSKGLGAPVGSLMVGAADAIAEARQWRRRYGGAMRQAGVIAAAGLVALEQMVDRLAEDHANARMLAEAAKEVCPQGVDLAQVQTNIVYVEDVDAHLVVGALADLGVLAGAMDARTVRLVTHPDVSRADCRLAAEALRRVLRTGGSGG; translated from the coding sequence TTGGCTGAGGCCGTCGTCGACCTGCGCTCGGACACGGTGACCCGGCCGACGCCCGCGATGCGCGCGGCCATGGCCGCGGCTGTCGTGGGCGACGACGTCTACGGCGAGGACCCGACGGTCGCGCGCCTGGAGGAGGTGGCGGCCGAGCGCTTCGGCCGCGAGGCCGCGTTGCTCTGCCCGTCGGGGGTGATGTGCAACCAGCTGTGGCTGCGGGTGCTCGCGCGCCCCGCGACGGAGGTCGTCGTCGAGGCCGACGCGCACGTCGTGAACTACGAGGCGGGCGCGGGCGCCCTGCTCGCCGGCGTGCAGTTCCGCACTGTGGCGGGCGCCTACGGGCTGCTGAGCCCTGAGCAGGTCGCCGCCGCGATCCGCCCCGACGCCTTCCCCCTCACCCCGACGTCGCTCGTGTGGGTCGAGCACACCCACAACCGCCGGGGCGGCACCTACTACGGCGTCGAAGACCTAGCCGCGCTGAAGGGCGTCTGCGCGGCTGCCGGCGTGCCGCTCTACATGGACGGCGCCCGCGTCTTCAACGCGTGCGTGGCCGCCGGCGTCGAGCCCCACGTGTACGGCCGGCTCGTCGACGGGCTCATGTTCTCGACCTCCAAGGGGCTCGGCGCCCCGGTGGGCAGCCTCATGGTCGGCGCCGCCGACGCGATCGCCGAGGCCCGCCAGTGGCGGCGGCGCTACGGCGGGGCGATGCGCCAGGCGGGGGTGATCGCCGCGGCCGGGCTCGTCGCGCTCGAGCAGATGGTCGACCGGCTGGCGGAGGACCACGCGAACGCCCGGATGCTCGCGGAGGCGGCCAAGGAGGTCTGCCCGCAGGGCGTCGACCTCGCCCAGGTGCAGACGAACATCGTCTACGTCGAGGACGTCGACGCGCACCTCGTCGTGGGGGCCCTTGCCGACCTCGGCGTGCTCGCCGGCGCCATGGACGCGCGCACGGTCCGCCTCGTCACCCACCCCGACGTGTCGCGCGCGGACTGCCGCCTCGCCGCCGAGGCGCTGCGCCGCGTCCTGCGCACCGGCGGGTCGGGAGGTTAG